The following are encoded together in the Meriones unguiculatus strain TT.TT164.6M chromosome 16, Bangor_MerUng_6.1, whole genome shotgun sequence genome:
- the Fam135a gene encoding protein FAM135A isoform X7, which produces MGIQSLQLSEASRMDKHETEESSVAGLSSPELKVRPAVASSICYTEGEKQLTKPLKGKNEESNKSKVKVTKLMKTMKPENTKKLIKQNSKDSVVLVSYKCLKNTASSDLTKCFEGNPSHSQKEGLDPTLCGHNFDLKAYIRQTSQKEASSLPANTDRTEYKSPDTENMQPDQFDLLNSGSLNLCANLSISGKRALSQDDSDISHTEHSLASRHSPDDCHDCQTTPSLGARTLEVKANSKESVSGEETTVKVGPWTELRRDELFVDNLLPIFESLESNDKSKTTEITLERDAVQETTGHSMEESLTKLRSSLPVPSTKEYHVVVSGDTIKLPDTNATYASSRFSDSGVESEPSSFATHPNPELAFETPQGPGPCNSERLFTPLLVKPDHNVKFSLGSHCTESTSALSEIQSSLTSINSLPSDDDLSADDSCRKCAVPECHPSDRKTALHLGAVDLPTCDDSKKSSIVLQQQCVVFSGHLDNESLAMHSLSSNSKDPLQLVSSGEDTSSDIKSNWGSKPNLDLDAVFKGSPSHDTCNNNSAETVTTPSSTLICLGTPCVVSGSISTDAELSRDRTVERKISEPLNNKQVYSEARVIESDPLSTGDSLSSSTDVVKQGLVENYFGSQSNMDVSDTCANPYRSSVSSQKETCEKGISDLQQEQSKDDEEEDQQMVQNGYYEEADFPATDGAVSVHYISGDALGEERHEPSKKVNSDYLRAGVTVPTVCTSGCLSFPSAPRDSPCGVKYSSRSKFDAITKQPSSISYNFTSSTSWYENSPKPQIHAFLQAKEELKQLKLPGFMYSEVPLLASSTPYFSMEEEDSSEDGVHLIVCVHGLDGNSADLRLVKTYIELGLPGGRVDFLMSERNQNDTFADFDCMTDRLLDEIIQYIQIYSLTVSKISFIGHSLGNLIIRSVLTRPRFKYYLSKLHTFLSLSGPHLGTLYNSSALVNTGLWFMQKWKKSGSLLQLTCRDHSDPRQTFLYKLSNKAGLHYFKNVVLVGSLQDRYVPYHSARIEMCKTALKDKQSGQIYSEMIHNLLRPVLQSKGCNLVRYNVINALPNTADSLIGRAAHIAVLDSEIFLEKFFLVAALKYFQ; this is translated from the exons ATGGGAATTCAGAGTCTTCAGCTATCAGAGGCCAGTAGAATGGATAAACATGAGACTGAAGAAAGCTCTGTAGCAGGACTTTCTAGCCCAGAGTTGAAAGTCAGACCTGCTGTTGCCTCCAGTATTTGCTATacagaaggtgaaaagcagcTAACAAAAcctctaaaaggaaaaaatgaagaatcAAATAAATCCAAGGTTAAGGTCACTAAGCTCATGAAAACAATGAAACCAGAGAACACGAAAAAGTTAATAAAACAGAACTCTAAAGATTCTGTCGTTCTAGTAAGCTACAAATGTTTGAAAAATACAGCATCAAGTGATCTCACTAAATGCTTTGAAGGCAATCCTTCACATAGTCAGAAGGAAGGTCTGGATCCCACACTATGTGGACATAATTTTGACCTAAAAGCCTACATCAGACAGACAAGTCAAAAGGAAGCTAGCTCTTTGCCAGCTAATACAGACAGAACTGAATACAAGTCTCCAGATACTGAAAATATGCAACCAGACCAGTTCGATCTCTTGAACTCTGGCAGCCTAAATCTTTGTGCCAATTTATCCATTTCAGGTAAACGTGCTCTCTCCCAAGACGATAGTGACATCTCACATACGGAGCATAGTCTGGCGTCTAGACACTCACCAGATGATTGCCATGACTGTCAGACAACCCCATCTTTGGGAGCTAGAACACTGGAAGTCAAGGCCAACAGTAAAGAGTCTGTCAGTGGAGAGGAAACAACAGTTAAAGTAGGACCTTGGACAGAGCTTCGCAGAGATGAACTATTTGTGGATAATTTACTACCCATTTTTGAGTCCTTAGAATCGAATGATAAATCCAAGACTACGGAAATAACCCTTGAAAGGGATGCAGTGCAGGAAACAACGGGTCATTCTATGGAAGAATCATTAACTAAATTAAGAAGTAGTCTGCCTGTTCCTTCTACAAAAGAATATCATGTTGTAGTAAGTGGTGACACAATTAAATTACCAGATACTAATGCCACATATGCCTCCTCTAGATTTTCAGACTCAGGTGTTGAGAGTGAACCAAGTTCTTTTGCAACACATCCAAATCCAGAACTGGCCTTTGAAACTCCCCAAGGGCCAGGTCCTTGCAACAGCGAGCGATTGTTTACTCCGCTCTTGGTGAAGCCTGATCACAATGTAAAATTTTCTCTAGGAAGTCATTGCACTGAGAGCACAAGTGCTTTAAGTGAAATACAGTCGTCTCTGACGTCAATAAATTCCCTGCCTTCTGATGATGACCTGTCAGCTGACGACAGCTGTAGGAAATGTGCTGTGCCTGAATGTCATCCAAGTGACAGGAAGACGGCGTTACATCTAGGAGCAGTGGATCTGCCAACGTGTGATGATAGTAAAAAGTCAAGCATTGTTTTACAACAGCAGTGTGTTGTATTTTCGGGGCATTTGGACAATGAGAGTTTAGCCATGCATTCCTTAAGTTCAAACAGTAAAGACCCTTTACAGCTTGTTTCCTCAGGCGAAGATACTTCCAGTGATATTAAAAGTAATTGGGGCTCCAAACCTAATTTGGACTTGGATGCTGTCTTTAAAGGTTCTCCGAGTCATGACACGTGTAATaacaactcagcagaaacagtgaCAACGCCAAGCTCAACACTGATTTGCTTGGGTACTCCTTGTGTTGTTTCAGGTTCTATTTCTACTGACGCAGAGCTTAGTAGAGATAGAACTGTAGAAAGAAAAATTAGTGAGCCGTTAAATAACAAGCAAGTGTATTCAGAAGCCCGTGTCATTGAAAGTGACCCACTGAGTACAGGCGACTCTCTTTCCAGCAGTACTGATGTGGTGAAACAGGGGCTTGTGGAAAATTATTTTGGATCTCAGAGCAATATGGATGTTTCTGACACGTGTGCTAACCCCTACCGCAGCTCAGTGAGCTCTCAGAAGGAAACCTGTGAGAAGGGAATTAGTGATCTTCAGCAGGAACAGAGCAAAGACGACGAGGAGGAGGACCAACAGATGGTTCAAAATGGGTATTATGAAGAAGCAGATTTTCCAGCTACAGATGGAGCAGTAAGTGTTCACTACATAAGTGGAGATGCACTAGGGGAAGAAAGACATGAACCATCCAAAAAAGTAAACAGTGACTATCTGAGGGCTGGCGTAACGGTTCCTACTGTTTGTACTTCTGGTTGTTTGTCCTTCCCATCTGCTCCCCGAGATTCTCCTTGTGGTGTTAAATATTCTTCTAGAAGTAAATTTGATGCCATTACAAAGCAGCCAAGCAGTATTTCTTACAACTTCACTTCTTCAACATCCTGGTATGAAAATTCACCAAAACCTCAAATACATGC CTTCCTTCAGGCAAAAGAAGAATTGAAGCAACTTAAGCTGCCTGGGTTCATGTACAGTGAGGTTCCTCTGCTGGCATCCTCCACACCGTACTTCAGCATGGAAGAAGAGGATAGTTCTGAGGACGGCGTGCATCTCATTGTCTGTGTCCATGGTCTAGACG GAAACAGTGCAGATCTGCGACTAGTAAAAACATACATTGAACTTGGACTGCCTGGGGGAAGAGTTGATTTTCTTATGTCTGAGAGAAACCAG AATGATACTTTTGCTGATTTTGACTGCATGACTGATCGCCTTTTGGATGAGATCATACAGTATATTCAGATATATAGTTTaacagtctcaaaaataag CTTTATTGGACATTCATTGGGCAATTTAATAATCCGTTCAGTGCTTACAAGGCCAAGGTTTAAATATTACCTCAGCAAACTAcatacctttctctctctctctggacctCACCTTGGTACACTCTACAACAGCAGTGCTCTCGTCAATACAg GTCTCTGGTTTATGCAGAAATGGAAAAAATCAGGCTCTCTTTTACAACTGACGTGTCGGGATCATTCAGACCCTCGCCAAACATTTTTATATAAGCTTAGTAATAAAGCAG